A region from the Medicago truncatula cultivar Jemalong A17 chromosome 6, MtrunA17r5.0-ANR, whole genome shotgun sequence genome encodes:
- the LOC25496973 gene encoding mitochondrial import inner membrane translocase subunit TIM17-2 has product MGTPETSREPCPDRILDDIGGAFGMGAVGGSAFHFLKGLYNSPKGARFTGATQAVRLNAPRIGGSFAVWGGLFSTFDCTMVYVRQKEDPWNSIVAGAATGGFLAMRQGLAASARSAAFGGVLLALIEGAGIALNKFLSAQQPLPMMIEDMPPENSNSNANSEENKGGKPWFGGFGGIFGQKEEEKIGGGGSEVKVLESFDAPPVPNFEYK; this is encoded by the coding sequence atggGAACACCTGAAACCTCACGCGAGCCTTGTCCCGATCGCATCCTCGACGACATCGGCGGCGCGTTTGGTATGGGTGCCGTCGGTGGCTCCGCCTTCCACTTTCTCAAAGGTCTCTACAATTCCCCCAAAGGAGCACGTTTCACCGGCGCAACACAAGCTGTTCGTCTCAACGCACCTCGAATCGGTGGTAGTTTCGCTGTTTGGGGTGGTTTATTCTCAACTTTTGATTGTACTATGGTTTACGTGAGACAAAAGGAAGATCCGTGGAATTCTATTGTTGCTGGTGCTGCTACTGGTGGTTTTCTTGCTATGCGTCAGGGTTTAGCTGCTTCTGCGCGATCAGCGGCATTTGGTGGTGTGCTTTTAGCGTTGATTGAGGGGGCTGGTATTGCTTTGAATAAGTTTTTGAGTGCTCAACAGCCTTTGCCGATGATGATCGAGGATATGCCGCCAGAGAATTCGAATTCAAATGCAAATTCGGAGGAAAACAAAGGTGGGAAGCCGTGGTTTGGTGGATTTGGTGGAATTTTTGGACAGAAGGAGGAAGAGAAGATTGGTGGTGGTGGAAGTGAGGTGAAGGTTTTGGAGAGTTTTGATGCGCCTCCTGTGCCGAATTTTGAGTATAAGTGA